A genomic window from Flavobacterium sp. I3-2 includes:
- a CDS encoding DUF6029 family protein encodes MFKKVVLAGSLILTSMSYGQLRVGIESNSQYYVDDSKIKLEEKERDERLRSNNYIKLDYAIKNFEFGLQGEAYFPKAILNFNPEYKDFNVGTIFVRYNNSEKGIDVTAGHIYEQFGSGLALRFWEDRALGINNALFGGKVKYRFGESITAKIVGGKQRVGMGFDLSDGVVYGADLDVDLTNLLNKEDYTIKLGGSFVGRYEDITEFTPSAPKTVNVFGPRVDYFGTNFNASVEYLFKTKDVHVESGDVQEGIQRDGQSLLVNLGYNSGDFAANVNLRRLENFSFYSERGFAGNVFNYGMINYVPSLTKQYDHSLQNIFVYQAQPQMVYYVANKEKQGEIGGQFDVFYEAKKGSFLGGERGASFAINGSYWAGLKNNVSKTITQDEWGNDVEIVGLNAPYFGFGNKYYSDFGIEYRKPMSDKFSTIFTFLNQYHNSEFITEKPYQVNAQTLAAEGTYFLSETKSVRLELQHQWADSERGNWVGGTAEYIPNSTWSFFVHDIYNYGTDKPNEKLHYYSFGGAFTKGATRIAASYGRQRGGMMCVGGVCRYVPEAAGFTLNITTNF; translated from the coding sequence ATGTTTAAAAAGGTTGTATTAGCCGGTTCATTGATTTTAACGTCAATGAGTTATGGACAGTTAAGAGTTGGAATTGAATCTAATTCGCAATATTATGTCGATGATTCAAAAATCAAATTAGAAGAAAAGGAAAGGGATGAACGTTTGCGTTCGAATAATTATATAAAATTAGATTACGCAATTAAAAATTTTGAATTTGGATTACAAGGTGAGGCTTATTTTCCAAAAGCAATTTTGAATTTCAATCCTGAATATAAAGATTTTAATGTAGGAACTATTTTTGTTCGATATAATAATTCTGAAAAAGGAATTGATGTAACCGCAGGTCATATTTATGAGCAGTTTGGTAGTGGTTTGGCTTTACGTTTTTGGGAAGATCGTGCATTGGGAATCAATAATGCGTTATTCGGAGGTAAAGTAAAATATCGTTTTGGGGAATCAATAACAGCTAAAATTGTAGGTGGTAAGCAGAGAGTTGGAATGGGGTTTGATCTTTCTGATGGAGTTGTTTACGGTGCAGATTTAGATGTTGATTTGACTAATTTATTAAATAAAGAAGATTATACCATTAAGCTTGGAGGTTCTTTTGTAGGGAGATACGAAGATATTACTGAGTTTACTCCAAGCGCTCCAAAGACAGTAAATGTGTTTGGTCCAAGAGTAGATTATTTTGGAACTAATTTTAATGCAAGTGTTGAATATTTGTTTAAAACTAAAGATGTCCATGTTGAATCTGGAGATGTTCAAGAAGGAATTCAAAGAGATGGTCAATCTTTATTAGTTAATTTAGGATATAATTCAGGTGATTTCGCTGCGAATGTTAATTTGAGAAGATTGGAAAATTTTTCTTTTTATTCAGAACGTGGATTTGCTGGAAATGTGTTTAATTATGGTATGATTAATTATGTGCCGTCGTTGACAAAGCAATATGATCATTCTTTACAAAATATTTTTGTTTATCAGGCGCAACCTCAGATGGTTTATTATGTCGCTAATAAAGAAAAACAAGGAGAAATTGGTGGACAGTTTGATGTTTTTTATGAGGCTAAAAAAGGATCTTTTTTGGGAGGTGAACGTGGTGCAAGTTTTGCTATAAACGGGTCGTATTGGGCAGGATTGAAAAACAATGTTTCTAAAACGATAACTCAAGATGAATGGGGAAATGATGTTGAAATTGTTGGACTAAATGCTCCATATTTTGGTTTCGGAAACAAATATTATAGTGACTTTGGTATAGAGTATAGAAAACCAATGTCAGATAAGTTTAGTACTATTTTTACGTTCTTGAATCAATATCATAATAGTGAATTTATTACAGAAAAACCATATCAAGTAAATGCACAGACTCTTGCGGCTGAAGGAACCTATTTTCTTTCTGAAACAAAATCTGTAAGACTTGAATTACAACACCAGTGGGCGGATTCTGAAAGAGGAAATTGGGTTGGAGGAACAGCTGAGTATATTCCTAATTCAACTTGGTCATTTTTCGTACATGATATTTACAACTATGGTACAGATAAGCCAAACGAAAAGTTGCATTACTACAGTTTTGGAGGTGCGTTCACTAAAGGTGCGACTCGAATTGCAGCAAGTTATGGGCGTCAACGTGGAGGTATGATGTGTGTTGGAGGTGTTTGTCGTTACGTACCGGAAGCTGCAGGTTTTACTTTAAATATTACGACTAATTTTTAA
- the aspS gene encoding aspartate--tRNA ligase, giving the protein MYRSHNCGELRVADVNKEVTLAGWVQKSRDKGFMIWVDLRDRYGITQLIFDEVRTDAAVMELAKSLGREFVVQVKGTVIEREAKNDKLLTGEIELLVKELTILNESQLPPFTIEDETDGGEDIRMKYRYLDIRRNPVKNSLLFRHKVTQEVRNYLSNLDFCEVETPYLIKSTPEGARDFVVPSRMNPGQFYALPQSPQTFKQLLMVGGMDKYFQIVKCFRDEDLRADRQPEFTQIDCEMSFIEQEDILNVFEGLTRHLLKKIHNIEIEKFPRMTFDEAMRTYGNDKPDIRFGMKFGELNAVAQHKEFSVFNSAELVVGIAVPGAASYTRKEIDALIDWLKRPQVGASGMVYVKCEANGQYKSSVDKFYDQADLAKWAEVTGANEGDLILVLSGPANKTRAQLSALRMELGNRMGLRKPNEFAPLWVVDFPLLEWDEESERFHAMHHPFTSPKPEDMHLLDTDPGKVRANAYDLVLNGNEIGGGSIRIHDKEMQALMFKHLGFTPEQAQEQFGFLMNAFQYGAPPHGGLAFGLDRLTAILGGQETIRDFIAFPKNNSGRDVMIDAPATIDNAQLDELSIMLNVKA; this is encoded by the coding sequence ATGTACAGAAGTCATAATTGCGGCGAATTACGTGTTGCCGATGTAAATAAAGAAGTTACTCTTGCGGGATGGGTTCAAAAATCTCGTGATAAAGGTTTTATGATTTGGGTTGATTTACGTGATCGTTACGGAATTACTCAGCTGATTTTTGATGAAGTGCGCACAGATGCTGCTGTTATGGAATTGGCAAAATCGTTAGGTCGTGAATTTGTGGTTCAGGTTAAAGGAACTGTGATTGAGCGCGAGGCTAAAAATGATAAATTACTTACTGGTGAAATTGAACTTTTAGTAAAAGAATTAACGATTTTGAACGAATCGCAATTACCTCCGTTTACGATTGAAGACGAAACTGATGGTGGTGAAGATATCCGTATGAAATATCGCTATTTGGACATTCGCCGTAATCCGGTTAAAAACAGTTTATTGTTCCGCCATAAAGTAACGCAAGAAGTTCGTAACTATTTATCGAATTTAGATTTCTGTGAGGTTGAAACTCCGTACTTAATTAAATCTACGCCAGAAGGTGCTCGTGATTTCGTGGTTCCATCGCGTATGAATCCAGGGCAGTTTTATGCTTTACCACAATCACCTCAAACTTTCAAACAATTATTGATGGTTGGTGGAATGGATAAATATTTCCAAATTGTGAAATGTTTCCGTGATGAAGATTTACGTGCAGACCGTCAGCCTGAGTTTACTCAGATTGATTGTGAGATGTCGTTTATTGAGCAAGAAGATATTTTAAATGTTTTTGAAGGATTAACGCGTCATTTATTAAAAAAGATACATAACATCGAAATTGAGAAATTCCCTCGTATGACTTTCGATGAAGCAATGCGTACGTACGGAAACGACAAGCCAGACATTCGTTTTGGAATGAAGTTCGGTGAATTAAACGCTGTTGCACAACATAAAGAATTTTCGGTTTTCAACTCAGCTGAATTAGTAGTTGGAATTGCAGTTCCGGGAGCAGCTTCTTACACACGTAAAGAAATCGATGCTTTAATTGATTGGTTAAAACGCCCACAAGTTGGAGCTTCGGGAATGGTTTATGTGAAATGTGAAGCCAACGGACAATACAAATCGTCTGTAGATAAATTCTATGACCAAGCAGATTTAGCAAAATGGGCTGAAGTTACTGGAGCTAACGAAGGCGATTTAATCTTGGTTTTATCTGGACCAGCTAATAAAACACGTGCGCAATTATCAGCTTTACGTATGGAATTAGGTAACCGTATGGGATTACGTAAACCAAATGAGTTTGCTCCTTTATGGGTTGTTGATTTCCCTTTATTGGAATGGGACGAAGAATCGGAAAGATTCCACGCGATGCACCATCCATTTACTTCTCCTAAACCAGAAGATATGCACTTATTAGATACTGATCCAGGAAAGGTTCGTGCTAATGCATACGATTTGGTTTTAAACGGAAACGAAATTGGAGGTGGTTCTATTCGTATTCACGATAAAGAAATGCAGGCTTTAATGTTTAAACATTTAGGATTTACGCCAGAGCAAGCACAAGAGCAATTTGGTTTCTTAATGAATGCTTTCCAATATGGAGCGCCTCCACACGGAGGTTTAGCTTTTGGTTTAGACCGTTTAACAGCTATTTTAGGTGGACAAGAAACGATTCGTGATTTTATTGCGTTCCCTAAAAACAACTCGGGTAGAGATGTCATGATTGATGCACCTGCTACGATTGATAATGCACAATTAGATGAGTTATCGATTATGCTTAATGTAAAAGCTTAA
- a CDS encoding TlpA family protein disulfide reductase, producing the protein MKQFITLVCFMCASFVFAQSKLPNVTLKSIDGKSINLSSYNSKSKPVIISFWATWCGPCIKELKAINSVYDKWQKETGVELVAVSIDDARTKNRVKSQVSGAGWDYTVLIDDNHELKRAMNVVNVPYTVIVYEGKIVYSHSNYTPGIENDIYKKLQSLVK; encoded by the coding sequence ATGAAACAATTTATTACTTTAGTTTGCTTTATGTGCGCTTCGTTTGTATTTGCACAATCTAAACTTCCAAATGTTACTTTAAAATCTATTGATGGAAAATCTATAAATTTATCATCGTATAATTCTAAATCTAAGCCGGTCATTATTAGTTTTTGGGCTACTTGGTGTGGGCCTTGTATTAAAGAATTGAAAGCAATTAATTCTGTTTACGACAAATGGCAAAAAGAAACAGGGGTAGAATTGGTTGCAGTTTCAATTGATGATGCTAGAACAAAAAATCGTGTTAAATCACAGGTTTCTGGAGCTGGTTGGGATTATACTGTGTTGATAGATGATAATCATGAGCTAAAACGCGCAATGAATGTTGTGAATGTACCTTATACTGTTATTGTGTATGAAGGAAAGATTGTTTATTCACATTCAAATTACACGCCTGGAATTGAAAATGATATTTACAAAAAATTACAATCATTAGTTAAGTAA
- a CDS encoding ribose-phosphate pyrophosphokinase: MTHFEPEAKIFACSQSKDLAERIAKNYGIELGKVTLSHYSDGEFQPSFEESIRGIRVFLICSTFPSSDNLMELLLMIDAAKRASARHITAVIPYFGLARQDRKDKPRVPIGAKLVAKMIETAGATRVMTMDLHADQIQGFFEKPVDHLYASTIFLPYVESLGLENLTIASPDMGGSKRAYAYAKYLGSEVVVCYKQRKKANVIETMELIGDVSGRNVILVDDMVDTGGTLAKAADVMMEKGALSVRAICTHAILSGNAFEKIEASSLTELIVTDSIPLKRPSDKIRVLSCAELFADVMHMVQNNNSISNKFIM; encoded by the coding sequence ATGACACACTTTGAACCAGAAGCAAAGATATTTGCTTGTTCACAAAGTAAAGATTTAGCGGAACGTATTGCTAAAAATTACGGAATCGAATTAGGAAAAGTTACATTATCGCATTACAGTGATGGTGAATTTCAACCTTCATTTGAAGAATCTATTCGAGGAATTCGTGTTTTCTTAATCTGTTCAACTTTTCCTTCATCTGATAATTTGATGGAATTGTTGTTGATGATTGATGCTGCAAAAAGAGCATCGGCTCGTCATATTACAGCTGTTATTCCTTATTTTGGATTAGCGCGTCAAGATAGAAAAGATAAACCACGTGTGCCGATAGGAGCAAAGTTAGTTGCTAAAATGATCGAAACAGCTGGAGCGACTCGCGTAATGACTATGGATTTACATGCAGATCAAATCCAAGGTTTCTTTGAAAAGCCTGTTGATCATTTATATGCTTCGACGATTTTCTTGCCTTACGTAGAATCTTTAGGTTTAGAAAATTTAACTATCGCGTCTCCGGATATGGGAGGTTCTAAAAGAGCTTATGCATATGCTAAATATTTAGGTTCTGAAGTAGTAGTTTGTTACAAACAACGTAAGAAAGCTAATGTTATCGAAACAATGGAATTGATAGGTGATGTTAGTGGTCGAAATGTTATCTTGGTTGATGATATGGTTGATACTGGAGGTACTTTGGCAAAAGCGGCTGATGTTATGATGGAAAAAGGAGCTTTAAGTGTAAGAGCAATTTGTACACATGCTATTTTATCTGGAAATGCATTTGAAAAAATTGAAGCTTCTAGTTTAACAGAATTAATTGTTACCGATTCTATTCCGTTAAAACGACCAAGTGACAAGATAAGAGTTTTAAGTTGTGCTGAGTTATTTGCAGATGTTATGCATATGGTGCAAAATAATAACTCAATAAGTAACAAATTTATAATGTAG
- a CDS encoding Omp28-related outer membrane protein: MKKRLFLSMLLAATIGVFSISCSSSDDGDGNGNGNGNGNGNGNGNTTSARYQHKVLIEDATGTWCQYCPRVSYAIQKSKENANHGNKVVAVAIHAGIPQYPDPMQIPAGVTLDNMFTQSYGLTGYPFGLINRTNKWTSPENNNLAQVFNAINQQGSMVGVKISSSLTTTGGTISASFKFSQGYENLKYTIYVIENGVVTPQSPQSNSTGYFDGAGANFVHNDVLRGVSGTATGNTLGSVTAGQEVVKGDQSITYTLFNNDLSKVEVVVFVTDSSGKVLNVQSAHANQTVEYQVLN, from the coding sequence ATGAAAAAAAGATTATTTTTAAGCATGTTGCTAGCTGCAACTATTGGAGTATTCAGTATATCTTGTTCATCATCTGACGATGGAGATGGAAATGGGAACGGAAATGGAAATGGAAATGGAAATGGAAATGGAAACACAACTTCAGCAAGATACCAACACAAAGTTTTAATTGAAGATGCTACAGGAACATGGTGTCAATATTGCCCAAGAGTAAGTTATGCTATTCAAAAATCAAAAGAAAATGCAAATCACGGCAACAAAGTTGTAGCAGTAGCAATACATGCAGGTATCCCTCAATATCCTGATCCAATGCAAATTCCTGCAGGTGTAACTCTAGACAATATGTTCACACAAAGTTACGGCTTAACAGGTTATCCTTTTGGTTTAATCAATAGAACAAATAAATGGACCTCTCCTGAAAACAATAATTTAGCACAAGTTTTCAATGCTATTAATCAACAAGGTTCAATGGTTGGAGTTAAGATTTCTTCGAGTTTAACAACCACAGGAGGTACAATTTCTGCAAGTTTTAAATTCAGTCAAGGATACGAAAACTTAAAATACACAATCTATGTTATTGAAAACGGAGTTGTAACACCGCAAAGCCCACAAAGTAATTCAACTGGTTATTTTGATGGAGCAGGCGCAAACTTTGTTCATAATGATGTATTACGTGGAGTTTCTGGAACCGCTACAGGAAATACTCTTGGAAGCGTAACTGCTGGACAAGAAGTTGTTAAAGGAGATCAATCTATCACTTATACATTATTCAACAACGATTTATCAAAAGTTGAAGTAGTTGTATTTGTAACTGATTCATCAGGCAAAGTATTAAACGTACAGTCAGCTCATGCTAACCAAACTGTGGAATACCAAGTCTTAAACTAA
- the istB gene encoding IS21-like element helper ATPase IstB — MNEATVIKLNQMNLKGMCNAFKSTIENGNVDRYTIDQMVSILVDAEWDDRHNRRIERSIKNAKFHYKANIESLNFDSSRSLDRTQILRLADCEFVNKNQNVLITGSTGVGKSYLGTALGYQACIEGYKVSYFNTSKLFAKLKMAKADGSYLKELAKLERQDVIILDDFGLQALDSQNRITLLEIIEDRHNNGSIIVTSQIPVQGWYDVIGEKTIADAILDRLIHNAHRIELQGESMRKKRSKNNE, encoded by the coding sequence ATGAATGAAGCAACAGTTATCAAACTGAACCAAATGAATTTAAAAGGTATGTGTAATGCCTTTAAATCAACTATTGAAAACGGTAATGTAGATCGTTATACTATTGATCAGATGGTATCCATACTTGTTGATGCCGAATGGGATGACCGCCACAATAGACGTATCGAAAGAAGTATTAAAAACGCAAAATTTCATTACAAAGCTAATATTGAAAGTTTAAATTTTGATTCTTCTAGAAGTCTTGACAGAACTCAAATTTTACGTTTAGCTGATTGTGAATTTGTAAACAAAAATCAAAATGTATTAATAACAGGAAGTACAGGTGTGGGTAAAAGTTATTTAGGAACAGCCTTAGGTTATCAAGCTTGTATTGAAGGATATAAAGTAAGCTACTTTAATACTTCGAAGTTATTTGCTAAACTAAAAATGGCAAAAGCAGATGGATCTTATTTAAAAGAATTAGCTAAATTAGAACGACAAGATGTAATCATATTAGATGATTTTGGACTTCAAGCATTAGATAGCCAAAACAGAATTACACTATTAGAAATAATCGAAGACAGACATAATAACGGTTCTATAATCGTTACATCACAAATCCCAGTACAAGGATGGTACGATGTCATTGGTGAAAAAACAATAGCTGACGCCATTTTAGATCGACTTATTCATAACGCACACAGAATTGAATTACAAGGTGAATCAATGCGTAAAAAAAGAAGCAAAAACAACGAATAA
- the istA gene encoding IS21 family transposase: MANKITDMSKIRKAIKFHLNGKSKLFISNYLSLSRNTVKKYISLFVSLAMNAQDIERKTDSELEILFSLNIPITPNPRLEKLYSYFPKMERDLKKVGVTVQHLWENYYSENPDGLKSSQFRHHFNKWSNRVNPVMHMNYKSGDKMYVDYAGKTLSIIDKDTGELKEIQFFVAILGASQYTYAEATFSQQKEDFVTSIENAIYFFGGTPAAIVPDNLKAAVIKSNRFVPTINETLVDFAEHYQTTILPTRAYKPKDKSLVEGAVKILYQRIYVHLKNQDFFSLEDLNDEIWRLLDIHNKKKLTSRPYSRLELFIEDEQKELAPLPQNRFEIKHQSFATVMQNGHVLLSADKNYYSVPYQYLRKKVKLLYSKTTVEIYYKYNRIATHPRHYRPYVYTTHAEHMASSHQFVADWCASKFIDWANSIDSIVAELIIKIIDSKNHPEQAYKSCMGILSFEKKVGKYRLINACKRALDYNIYSYKAIHNILENNLDSIDSESEFDLEIPMHNNIRGKTIINNIKSI; this comes from the coding sequence ATGGCAAACAAAATAACAGACATGAGTAAAATTAGAAAAGCAATTAAATTCCATTTAAATGGTAAGAGCAAGCTCTTTATAAGCAATTATCTGTCGCTTTCCAGAAATACCGTAAAAAAATATATTAGTTTGTTCGTTAGTTTAGCAATGAATGCTCAAGACATTGAACGCAAAACAGATTCAGAATTAGAAATCCTATTTTCTCTGAATATACCAATTACACCCAATCCTAGGTTAGAAAAACTATATAGTTATTTTCCAAAAATGGAGCGAGATCTTAAAAAGGTTGGTGTAACTGTTCAGCATTTATGGGAGAATTATTATTCAGAAAATCCTGATGGATTAAAAAGTTCTCAATTTAGACATCATTTTAATAAATGGAGTAATCGAGTGAACCCTGTTATGCATATGAATTACAAATCAGGTGATAAAATGTATGTTGATTATGCAGGTAAAACGCTTTCAATCATTGATAAAGATACTGGTGAGCTTAAAGAAATCCAATTTTTTGTAGCGATATTAGGAGCTAGTCAATACACCTATGCAGAAGCCACTTTTAGCCAACAAAAAGAAGATTTTGTAACTTCTATAGAAAATGCTATTTATTTTTTTGGTGGCACCCCCGCAGCAATTGTTCCCGATAACTTAAAGGCAGCTGTTATAAAAAGTAATCGTTTTGTGCCTACAATAAATGAAACGTTGGTTGATTTTGCTGAGCATTATCAAACTACGATTTTGCCCACTAGAGCATATAAACCAAAAGATAAATCATTAGTTGAGGGAGCTGTAAAAATACTTTATCAAAGAATTTATGTACACTTAAAGAATCAAGATTTCTTTAGTTTAGAAGACCTTAATGATGAAATTTGGAGATTACTCGATATTCATAACAAAAAGAAGCTTACCTCACGTCCTTACTCTAGGTTAGAGCTGTTTATTGAGGATGAACAAAAAGAATTGGCTCCTTTGCCACAAAATCGTTTTGAAATTAAACATCAATCGTTTGCTACAGTGATGCAAAATGGACATGTACTTTTAAGTGCAGATAAAAACTATTACAGTGTTCCTTATCAATATTTACGCAAAAAAGTCAAATTACTTTATAGCAAAACAACTGTTGAAATTTATTATAAATACAATCGTATTGCAACACATCCAAGACATTACAGACCTTATGTTTATACAACTCATGCAGAACATATGGCTAGTTCTCATCAATTTGTGGCAGATTGGTGTGCTTCCAAATTTATAGATTGGGCAAACAGTATAGATTCTATTGTTGCTGAATTGATTATTAAGATTATTGACAGTAAAAATCACCCCGAACAAGCTTATAAATCGTGTATGGGCATTTTATCTTTTGAGAAAAAGGTCGGCAAATACAGATTAATTAATGCCTGTAAACGTGCTTTAGACTACAATATTTACAGTTATAAAGCCATACATAACATTTTAGAAAATAATTTAGACAGCATTGACTCTGAATCAGAATTTGATCTAGAAATACCCATGCACAATAATATCCGAGGAAAAACTATTATAAATAACATAAAATCAATATAA
- a CDS encoding 50S ribosomal protein L25/general stress protein Ctc, with product MKSISIKGQERESVGKVSTKAARNAGLVPCVIYGGGEPVHFTAEEKAFKSLVYTPNVHTVVVELNGNTVDCILQDIQFDPVSDKILHIDFYKLDAAKEITMEVPVKVEGNSKGVMAGGVLRLNQRKLKVRALPANLPDFVVANITELEMGNKLYVTSIPTDNFKLLHPDNTVVAQVRVSRAAMKAAQEAAKAEKGGKKKK from the coding sequence ATGAAATCAATTTCAATTAAAGGACAAGAAAGAGAAAGCGTGGGTAAAGTATCTACTAAAGCTGCACGTAATGCTGGATTGGTTCCTTGCGTAATTTACGGAGGAGGAGAACCAGTACATTTCACAGCTGAAGAGAAAGCTTTCAAAAGCTTAGTTTACACTCCAAACGTACATACGGTTGTAGTTGAATTAAACGGAAATACTGTTGATTGTATTTTACAAGACATTCAGTTTGATCCAGTATCTGACAAAATTTTACACATCGATTTTTATAAATTAGATGCTGCAAAAGAAATTACTATGGAGGTTCCTGTAAAAGTTGAAGGAAATTCTAAAGGTGTTATGGCAGGTGGTGTTTTACGTTTAAACCAACGTAAATTAAAAGTAAGAGCTTTACCAGCTAATTTACCTGACTTTGTTGTAGCTAATATTACTGAGTTAGAAATGGGTAACAAATTATATGTTACTTCTATTCCTACAGATAACTTCAAGTTATTACACCCAGATAATACAGTTGTTGCTCAAGTAAGAGTTTCTCGTGCTGCAATGAAAGCTGCTCAAGAAGCTGCGAAAGCAGAAAAAGGTGGAAAAAAGAAAAAATAA